The following nucleotide sequence is from Candidatus Delongbacteria bacterium.
CTGAAATCATTACTCACTATGTGGGAATTGGAGCTTCTGCAGGAGGTTTGGAAGCTATTGAATCATTTTTTAAAAATATGCCTTCAGATAGTAATCTTGCTTTCATCGTTGTACAACATCTTTCTCCTGATTATAAAAGTTTGATGGTGGAACTCTTAACAAAAAAAACAGCTATGAAGGTACTGAGAGCTGAACATGGTATGGTAGTTCGTCCGAATCACGTTTACTTAATCCCTCCGAAAAAGAACTTAGTAATTTTCCAAGGCAGATTATTACTAAAGGATCAAGATTATTCCCAAGGTCTGAATCTACCTATTGATATTTTTTTAAAATCTTTGGCAATAGATCAAACTGAAAAAGCTGTAGCGATTATTTTATCAGGTACTGGTAGTGATGGAACTCGAGGAGTTAGAGAAATTAAGGAAAACAATGGAATGGTTATGGTTCAAAGTGAGGAATCAGCCAAGTTTAATGGAATGCCAAGAGCCGCCATTGGTACAGGATTAACAGATTTTATTTTAGCTCCTGAAGATATGCCTAAACAATTGATGGCTTTTGTGAAGCATCCATATGAATCTAAACTTGTAAATAGTGAATCTAATGGTAAAAGCCAAGATCTTATGGCAACGATATTTGCTGAACTCAGAGATAAAACAAAAGTTGATTTTACACTTTATAAACCAAACACAATAGTTCGAAGAATTGAAAGAAGAATGACTGTTTGTCAAACAGCTAATTTAGAGGAATATGTAAACTATATTCATAATTATCCTTCTGAAATAACAACATTATACAGAGAATTATTGATTGGTGTAACGAGTTTTTTTAGAGATCCTGAGGCCTTTATTGAACTTAGTGAGTATGTTATACCAAAATTACTGCAACAATTTGGTGGAAGAGAAATAAGATTTTGGATTGCAGGATGTTCTACTGGAGAGGAAGCTTACTCTCTTGCAATCGTTACTAGGGAAGCAATGGAGAAGCTTGGTATTAGCAGAGATATAAAAATTTTTGCTACTGATATTGACAAGAATGCAATCTTAACTGCAGGCAATGGTGTTTATCCTGAAAGTATAGCTGCTGATCTCAGCCCAAAGCTACTGAGTAAATATTTCTATCAAAAAGGCGATCATTATAAAGTTTCTAGAAATATTAGAGAAATGGTAGTTTTTGCACAACATAATCTTGTAATGGATCCTCCTTTTACTAATATAGACTTAGTAAGTTGTAGAAATCTACTGATCTATTTACAACCAATTTTACAGCAAAAAGCCTTACAAATGTTTAATTTCTCTTTAAATCCACAAGGTATATTGTTTTTAGGTAGTAGTGAAACTGTAGGTGAAATGGCAGATTATTTTGTGACAATTAATCAAAAATGTAAATTGTACGAAGCAAAAGGAAAGTCACTCTCCGTAGCTCAAGCACTTGTACCAGTATATTCTAAAGACAAAAATAGATCGAGGTTTGATGAATCCGTAGTTTATAGCTCATGGGGAAGACACTCCAGTAATAGCGAAGAGAGTAAAATTCTCACTCGATTTGTTGAGATTTTGCCGGATAATATAATTCCTTTAACTGTAATTGTTAATGAGCAACTTGAAATTGTTTATACATTAGGAAATACTGAGGGCTTTTTCAAAATTCCAACCGGCAGAGTGATATACGAAATCACAAAAATGACAAACAAAGAACTTTCAATACCACTTTCAACAGGTATCCAGAAGGTTTTTAGAACTAAAGAACCAATTACATACACCAATATAAGAATGAGTATCTTTGGTAATGAAAAGAATGTTAAAATTAAAATCATTCCAATACTACCCAAAAAAGGACAAGAACCATTAGTTGCAGCTTTTATAGATTTGATAACTGAAGACAATGTATCTCAGGCAGCAAATGTTAATGGGGAATTGTATGACATTGGTGAAGAAGCTAAGTTAAGGATTAATGATCTTGAAGCTGAACTTCAATTCACTAAAGAAAATCTGCAGGCTACAATTGAGGAATTAGAAACTTCTAATGAGGAATTGCAAGCTACAAACGAAGAACTTCTTGCAAGTAATGAAGAACTTCAAAGTACAAATGAGGAGCTTCAAAGTACAAATGAGGAGTTATATACAGTTAATTCTGAATATCAAAATAAAATTAATGAACTTACTGAGCTTAATAATGATGTAGATAATCTTTTAACAAGTTCTAGAATTGGAAAGTTACTTCTTGATGAAGATCTTCAAATTAGGAGATTTTCTCCTGAAACAAGAAATATCTTCTTAATTTTAGAAAGTGATGTAGGTCGTCCTATAACACATTTAGCTCATAAATTAGTTGGTGTAGATCCTGTTGCAGTCATCAAAAAAGTATTGGATAATAATATAATTTTTGAGCAGAATGTGATGACTGAAGATTCCAAGATTTATCTTATGAGAGTACTTCCTTATCAGATCGGTCCAAAATTATTTGCAGGGGTTGTTGTTACATTTGTTGATATTACTGAAACCATAGGTATAGAAAAACACCTAGAATCTATTAGAAGAAAGTCTGAAGATATTATCAAATTTATGCCTGCAGGTTTGTTTGTTTATAGCTATAACTATAAAGAAGAGATGTTCTATCTGGATCATTCTAATCCAGAAGCTGAGAAATTAGTTGCCTTTAATACTTCTGATTATATAGGGAAACCATTTACAATGATTTGGCCAGAAATTGAAAAGACTAATTTATTAAATGAGTTGAAAAAAGTTATAATCCGCGGCACTTCATTAGCCATCGATAAGTTTGAATATAAAGACTCAAAAATTGAAGGAACATTTAAAATACAAGCATTTAAACTACCGGACAGTAAATTAGCTATCATATTCGAAGATATTTCATCTAATATCAACATAACTAAAAAGTTAAAAGAGTCGGAAGATAAATATGTCGAATTATTTAGAACTATGGCTCAAGGTGTAGTATATCAAGACAATGAAGGTAAAATTTTTGCTGCTAATCCTTCTGCAGAGAAAATATTGGGTTTAACTCTAGATGAGATGACTGGAAGAACTTCCTACGATTCTAGATGGAAGGCAGTAGATAAAAATGACAATAAATTAGATGGAGATAATCATCCTTCAATGATTGCGTTAAGAACAGGTAAGCCAGTACATGGCTTTATAATGGGCGTACACAATCCAAAATTTACAGAAAATAAATGGATTTTGGTTAATGCTACACCTATATTTAAAAATGAAGGTGATTTACCGTATCTTGTATACACTTCATTTGAAGATATAACTGAAATATACAAGGAAACGTTGACCAACCTTAAGAAAAATAATTGAAATACTGCATATCATTATATGCTATACTCAAATTAAAAATTATAGAGGGATTATGTCAGACACACCACTATCTATTCAAGATTTAAGAAAGAGAGCTGAGGAAATTCTTGCTAGCAAAACATTTGATACTGAATTAGAAAAAAATTCTCATGCAATTATCAATGAACTTCATATTCATCAAGTGGAACTTGAGATGCAAAATGATGAACTTATGAGAACTCAAGAAGACCTCGAAAGACAAAAAAATAGATTTGCTCGGTTGTTTAATTTTGCTCCAACCGGATATCTTATTGTAGATTTTGCTGGAACAATAGTTAAGAATAATGATACTTTTCTGCGTATGTTATGCCTTGAAAATGAAAGTTTGAGAAATAGACACATATCTAAATATATGCTTCCAGTTGATGAAAAAATTTTTAGATCTAGATTCCAATCATTTTACAACAATCCTATGGGAAAAAATATTGAAGTTCGATTTGTAAAGAACAATGGTAAAGTTTTCTGGGGAAGAATTGAAGGTCTTAAATATTTTGATAATGATAATGTGGAAACAGGAGAACTGCTATTATCTATAAGCGACATTACTGACATGAAAAATATTGAAGCTGAAATCTTGAAAGAGAGAGAGCAATTGTCAGTCACTTTAAAAAATATTGGTGATGGAGTTATTACTACTGATTCATACGGAAATATTATTTTGATGAATGAAGCTGCCGAATCCATTACAGGATGGACATTAGGCGAAACTTCTGGTAAAAGTCTAACTAAAATATTTGATATTTATGATGTTAATCGTCGGGAATTAATCGAGAATCCAGTTAGTAAGGTTTTGAAAGAGCATCAAATAGTAGATTTCAGAAGCCCAGTCAGGATTAATACTAAAAATATGACTGAAAAAATTTTAACTGGAAGTTGTTCTCCTCTATTTGATTCTACTGGTAATATTAATGGTTCTGTTCTGGTTTTTAGAGATGATACTGATGTTTATTTAATGGCAGAACAATTAAAGAAAACTGAGAAGTTGGAATCACTAGGTTCGATGGCATCAGGAATTGCTCATGATTTCAATAATTTACTGGGTGGCCTTTTTGGTTATCTAGAGAGTATTTCAAGAAAATATAACGATCCTGAAAAAGTTATTACATATGTAACTAAAGCTTTTGATGTTTTTGAAAAGACAAAATCTTTAACTCACCAACTATTAACATTTTCCAAAGGAGGTACACCTCTTAAGAAAAGTGGTGATATTGTTGAGCTAGTTAAAAATGTAGCCACTTCAATACTATCAAATTCGAACATTGCATTTGATTTTATTATTTCTCCTTATCTTTACAATTGTGAATTTGATGAATATCAGATTAGGCAAGCATTTGAAAATATAATTTTAAACTCAAAAGAAGAGTTATCTGATAATGGAATTATTCAGATAGAAGTAAAAAATCAATTGCTTACAACTAGCAATCAATATGATCTTCCAGCTGGGCAATATTTGAGATTTGAATTTAGAGATAATGGAAATGGTATATCTCCAGACATTACAAGAAAAGTTTTCGATCCATTTTTTACTACTAAACATTCTAATGGTATGGGTCTTACTACAGCCTATTCGATTATCAAAAATCACAATGGTTGTATTGAAATTGACTCAGTAGTATCAATGGGTACATCCGTAAATATTCTTATTCCTGCTGTAGAAGCTAACAGCAGAGAAAGTATGAAGGAAGCCCAAACATTAAAAAAATTAGATGTAGTTAAAAGCGTTCTTATTCTTGACGATGAACCATTTATCAGGGAAATAGTTGAAGAAGTTTTAAAAGGTGAGGATTTTGATGTTTATGCGGCAAAAGATGGTGAATCAGCCTTGAATATTTCACGGGAACTTCAAAGTAAAAACTTGAAAATTGATCTAGCAATTCTTGATCTTACGATTCCAAATGGTTTAGGTGGTAAAGAGATTGTTAAGGAACTATCAGAGATAAATCCTCGTATTATCAAGATTGCATCCAGTGGTTACTCTGATGATCCTGTTATATCGAATCCGAAAAGTTTTGGTTTTACCGATAGTATTCAAAAGCCATATAGAACTGCTGAGCTTCTGAAATTAATTGCTAATTATTTGAAGAATTGAAGAATGTTTTTCAGAATTCTGTTATCAAAGATTGTTCATTCTTTCTTAGCTCATTGTAAGATCAGATCTTAAAAGAGGACAGCATTCGTCTCAAAAGATTTCTCATTTTGTGGAAAAAAGATAATGTATCCGTCGAAGCTAAATAAAAAAACCTCGATAAACGAGGTTTTTTTACTGTCCTTATCTTGGAGGTCAAAACCAATGAATAGCCACAAACATTGGCAGGACAGATTATTTTCTCAACATGTTTATGTGGTGACCTTCTACATCCATCTTTTTCATATGACAGATTTGACAGTTTCCTTCTTTCGCAATTACTCCAGGAATTCCTTGATATTGCATAGGTTGTAAATTATCTCTGTTTTCCATGTATTTATTTGTACCAGCATAATCTGCGTGAGGAGCACCATGACATGTAGCACACATAACACCCATTCCATCAGTTCTGTTTCTGAAAAGATCGTTAAAACCACCAACCCATTTATTAAAACTATCAGGATTGAAGTCATCCTGTAAATGGTCGTATCCCTTATGACAGCTTAAACAATCAGGTTCATTAATCCAAGGCATTCTTTTGTTGATCTTGGTAAAATTATCGACTTTAGTAGGGGTGATAACGTTGATAAGTTTTTGAGCATTCGGTTTCTTTTTCATATTCTCCATAGATAAGAGTGATAAAGCATGATCTTCAATATTTCCATGACAATCAGTACAGTCAAGCCCCAATTCGTTATGATAACCTCTTGAGCAGGATGTTTTGCCTTGAGGATTTGATGGGTGACAAAGATTACATGCCTCGACACCTGTTCCTGCCAATACTGTTGCGTGAAAACCATGTACTGCAGATGAAAAATTTAGAATACTTTCTTTGCCTGGAGCTTTCAAAGCTGGATCTTCGTGGCAACTTTGACAAAGCATTGGCTTTCCATTCATCGCATCATTATAAAGGGTAGTTCCACTAATTTTATCATGAGCAATCAGAATATTTTTCGCTGTTTCGTCCGCTAATCCAGCTTTGTTTTCCCAACGCCATCCACCTTCATGGCAATTTCGACAGCCAACTTCAGTTGATGTAGGTGCAACCACTTTTGAAATTGCTAAAACCTCCCCATTATCTTCATCTATTGCTCTTATAGTATAAACTGGGAAAGGATTAAATTTCTTATCATTTCTATATGGTGTGATAGGAATAGCATGAACAGAAAATCCTTTAAAAGATGGATCTTTATGCATTTCACCATTTACGCCAACACCAGCAAGTCCAATATTTTTCTCAAGTTTAGCACCATAAACTATTTCTGAATAATCCCAAAAATTTAGATGTTGAGAAGGATTCTCATACTCCGATTGAACCTCAAATTCAATTTTTACACCTTCAGTTATAATTTCCGGTATGGATCCTCTTTTAACAAGTTGTACCATAAGCGTATTAGCAGGAGGAAGGAATGACCAATATTTATCATTATCTGAGATGCAATGCATACCTAAATCATTAAATGCAAATAATGCAAATTTAGCATTCTCAGTATCGAATTCAGGTATTTCTATATCTTCAATATCTATAGGAGCTTCTTCTTCTTCAACTATTGCTTTATTATGAAGTGACCTTGCAATGTAAGCACTTAAGGCACTTTTCTCCTCCAATGTTCCGACAAAAGGAGGCATAAGTTTATTAATTTTACCCATCCCAGTGAGTATTGCTTCTATACCTCTTTCTGTAAGTTCTTTAGTTTTAGGTAAAATATCGTTATAGCCACCAATAGTATGACAACTGCTACATTGTAGTTTATATAGTTCTTCACCTGCTATTAATAAATTATCGAGATTTACCTCTTTAACCTTTGCCCATTTTGAATTTACTAAAAAGCCTTCT
It contains:
- a CDS encoding c-type cytochrome, whose product is MNYPVWYIPQTGGAILVAIIAITHVFISHLAVGGGLFLILTERKAVKTKNNKLLNYVKKHTKFFLLLTMVYGGLTGVGIWWIISLVNPAATSTLIHNFVFGWATEWVFFIGEITALLIFYYKFDSINRKDHMILGWLYFIFAWLSLFIINGIIDFMLTPGGWIETGSFWAGFFNETYFPSLFFRSGISFMLAGLFGLVTAIREDDADFRAELIKLNLKWFYLPFLLIIPTAVWYFSAIPEQSSINITNFYNKMNVNFYIMLFTTIIMLVTGLFFLLKRARILHVVSIIILLLTGLSWMGGFEYLREIARKPYVIYDYMYSNSILKSDIERLSKEGFLVNSKWAKVKEVNLDNLLIAGEELYKLQCSSCHTIGGYNDILPKTKELTERGIEAILTGMGKINKLMPPFVGTLEEKSALSAYIARSLHNKAIVEEEEAPIDIEDIEIPEFDTENAKFALFAFNDLGMHCISDNDKYWSFLPPANTLMVQLVKRGSIPEIITEGVKIEFEVQSEYENPSQHLNFWDYSEIVYGAKLEKNIGLAGVGVNGEMHKDPSFKGFSVHAIPITPYRNDKKFNPFPVYTIRAIDEDNGEVLAISKVVAPTSTEVGCRNCHEGGWRWENKAGLADETAKNILIAHDKISGTTLYNDAMNGKPMLCQSCHEDPALKAPGKESILNFSSAVHGFHATVLAGTGVEACNLCHPSNPQGKTSCSRGYHNELGLDCTDCHGNIEDHALSLLSMENMKKKPNAQKLINVITPTKVDNFTKINKRMPWINEPDCLSCHKGYDHLQDDFNPDSFNKWVGGFNDLFRNRTDGMGVMCATCHGAPHADYAGTNKYMENRDNLQPMQYQGIPGVIAKEGNCQICHMKKMDVEGHHINMLRK
- a CDS encoding PAS domain-containing protein, with product MKQVNETNKTEIITHYVGIGASAGGLEAIESFFKNMPSDSNLAFIVVQHLSPDYKSLMVELLTKKTAMKVLRAEHGMVVRPNHVYLIPPKKNLVIFQGRLLLKDQDYSQGLNLPIDIFLKSLAIDQTEKAVAIILSGTGSDGTRGVREIKENNGMVMVQSEESAKFNGMPRAAIGTGLTDFILAPEDMPKQLMAFVKHPYESKLVNSESNGKSQDLMATIFAELRDKTKVDFTLYKPNTIVRRIERRMTVCQTANLEEYVNYIHNYPSEITTLYRELLIGVTSFFRDPEAFIELSEYVIPKLLQQFGGREIRFWIAGCSTGEEAYSLAIVTREAMEKLGISRDIKIFATDIDKNAILTAGNGVYPESIAADLSPKLLSKYFYQKGDHYKVSRNIREMVVFAQHNLVMDPPFTNIDLVSCRNLLIYLQPILQQKALQMFNFSLNPQGILFLGSSETVGEMADYFVTINQKCKLYEAKGKSLSVAQALVPVYSKDKNRSRFDESVVYSSWGRHSSNSEESKILTRFVEILPDNIIPLTVIVNEQLEIVYTLGNTEGFFKIPTGRVIYEITKMTNKELSIPLSTGIQKVFRTKEPITYTNIRMSIFGNEKNVKIKIIPILPKKGQEPLVAAFIDLITEDNVSQAANVNGELYDIGEEAKLRINDLEAELQFTKENLQATIEELETSNEELQATNEELLASNEELQSTNEELQSTNEELYTVNSEYQNKINELTELNNDVDNLLTSSRIGKLLLDEDLQIRRFSPETRNIFLILESDVGRPITHLAHKLVGVDPVAVIKKVLDNNIIFEQNVMTEDSKIYLMRVLPYQIGPKLFAGVVVTFVDITETIGIEKHLESIRRKSEDIIKFMPAGLFVYSYNYKEEMFYLDHSNPEAEKLVAFNTSDYIGKPFTMIWPEIEKTNLLNELKKVIIRGTSLAIDKFEYKDSKIEGTFKIQAFKLPDSKLAIIFEDISSNINITKKLKESEDKYVELFRTMAQGVVYQDNEGKIFAANPSAEKILGLTLDEMTGRTSYDSRWKAVDKNDNKLDGDNHPSMIALRTGKPVHGFIMGVHNPKFTENKWILVNATPIFKNEGDLPYLVYTSFEDITEIYKETLTNLKKNN
- a CDS encoding PAS domain S-box protein, yielding MSDTPLSIQDLRKRAEEILASKTFDTELEKNSHAIINELHIHQVELEMQNDELMRTQEDLERQKNRFARLFNFAPTGYLIVDFAGTIVKNNDTFLRMLCLENESLRNRHISKYMLPVDEKIFRSRFQSFYNNPMGKNIEVRFVKNNGKVFWGRIEGLKYFDNDNVETGELLLSISDITDMKNIEAEILKEREQLSVTLKNIGDGVITTDSYGNIILMNEAAESITGWTLGETSGKSLTKIFDIYDVNRRELIENPVSKVLKEHQIVDFRSPVRINTKNMTEKILTGSCSPLFDSTGNINGSVLVFRDDTDVYLMAEQLKKTEKLESLGSMASGIAHDFNNLLGGLFGYLESISRKYNDPEKVITYVTKAFDVFEKTKSLTHQLLTFSKGGTPLKKSGDIVELVKNVATSILSNSNIAFDFIISPYLYNCEFDEYQIRQAFENIILNSKEELSDNGIIQIEVKNQLLTTSNQYDLPAGQYLRFEFRDNGNGISPDITRKVFDPFFTTKHSNGMGLTTAYSIIKNHNGCIEIDSVVSMGTSVNILIPAVEANSRESMKEAQTLKKLDVVKSVLILDDEPFIREIVEEVLKGEDFDVYAAKDGESALNISRELQSKNLKIDLAILDLTIPNGLGGKEIVKELSEINPRIIKIASSGYSDDPVISNPKSFGFTDSIQKPYRTAELLKLIANYLKN